Proteins found in one Streptococcus anginosus subsp. whileyi MAS624 genomic segment:
- a CDS encoding phosphatidate cytidylyltransferase, giving the protein MDKDLQRRVIFGGVALAIFIPVLMIGGALLQIGMGLLAMLGVHELLQMKGLRSTTLEGVLAMLAGFVLTIPLENYLKFLPVDGNVVAYSLVVFLLLGSTVLGKNYSFEDAAYPIAASFYVGIGFNALLDARVAGFDKVLLALFIVWATDSGAYLVGRRYGVRRLAPRVSPNKTVEGSLGGIASAVLVTFIFMLFDRNVAAPHHMFVMLLFTVFFSIAGQFGDLVESAIKRHFGVKDSGKFIPGHGGVLDRFDSMLFVFPLMHFFGLF; this is encoded by the coding sequence ATGGATAAGGATTTACAAAGACGTGTTATTTTTGGCGGAGTGGCACTTGCTATCTTCATTCCAGTTTTGATGATAGGAGGCGCTCTTCTGCAAATTGGAATGGGGCTTCTAGCCATGTTGGGTGTTCATGAATTGCTGCAAATGAAAGGGCTGAGAAGTACCACACTAGAAGGTGTCTTAGCCATGTTAGCAGGTTTTGTGCTGACGATTCCACTCGAAAACTATTTGAAATTTTTGCCGGTAGACGGAAATGTTGTGGCCTATAGTTTAGTTGTTTTTCTTCTATTAGGCTCAACTGTTCTAGGGAAAAATTACAGTTTTGAAGATGCGGCTTATCCAATCGCTGCGAGTTTTTACGTGGGAATTGGCTTCAATGCTTTGCTAGATGCACGGGTGGCTGGTTTTGACAAAGTGCTCTTAGCCTTGTTTATCGTCTGGGCAACGGATAGCGGAGCTTACTTGGTCGGACGGAGATATGGCGTACGTCGCTTAGCTCCGCGAGTTTCACCAAATAAAACTGTTGAGGGCAGCCTAGGAGGCATTGCTTCAGCAGTCCTTGTAACATTTATTTTTATGTTGTTTGATAGAAACGTTGCCGCACCTCATCATATGTTTGTCATGCTTCTTTTCACAGTATTCTTTAGTATTGCAGGACAGTTTGGGGATTTGGTAGAAAGTGCGATTAAGCGCCATTTTGGAGTCAAAGATTCTGGTAAATTTATACCCGGACATGGTGGTGTGTTAGATCGTTTTGACAGCATGCTGTTTGTCTTTCCCTTGATGCATTTCTTTGGATTGTTCTAA
- a CDS encoding M50 family metallopeptidase, with protein sequence MQSGIIGIITFIIVFGIIVVVHEFGHFYFAKKSGILVREFAIGMGPKIFAHIGKDGTAYTIRMLPLGGYVRMAGWGEDSTEIKTGTPASLTLNEAGKVVRINLSGKKIDQTALPMNVTGFDLENKLEITGLVLDEQKTYAVDHDATIVEEDGTEVRIAPLDVQYQNASLGGRLITNFAGPMNNFILGIVAFLLLIFMQGGVANPNTNHIRVLQDGALAQAGVKNNDQILKVGQAEIKNWSDLTQAVQSETKNSKGQSELNVTVKSGNKVRELTVKPKKERGRYLLGVMPGLKSDFPSMIAGGFSMAWNASFRIFDALKNLIFHPDINKLGGPVAIYKASSDAAKGGLESVIALLAMLSLNIGIFNLIPIPALDGGKIVLNLLEAIRRKPLKQETETYVTLAGVAIMVVLLIAVTWNDIMRTFF encoded by the coding sequence ATGCAGTCTGGTATTATAGGAATTATCACCTTTATCATTGTTTTTGGAATTATTGTAGTTGTTCATGAGTTTGGACATTTCTATTTTGCGAAAAAATCGGGCATTTTGGTGCGGGAGTTTGCTATTGGAATGGGCCCGAAAATTTTTGCTCATATCGGAAAAGACGGCACGGCCTATACTATTCGGATGTTACCGCTGGGTGGCTATGTTCGTATGGCTGGTTGGGGCGAAGATTCGACCGAGATTAAAACCGGAACACCTGCTAGTTTGACTTTAAATGAAGCAGGCAAGGTCGTCCGAATCAACCTTTCGGGCAAGAAAATTGATCAAACTGCTCTGCCGATGAATGTGACGGGCTTTGATTTAGAAAACAAGCTTGAAATCACTGGTTTGGTACTAGATGAACAAAAGACCTATGCGGTTGACCATGATGCAACAATCGTAGAAGAAGACGGCACAGAGGTTCGGATTGCTCCGCTTGATGTGCAGTATCAAAATGCTAGTTTAGGCGGGCGCCTCATTACCAACTTTGCAGGACCGATGAACAATTTCATTTTGGGGATTGTAGCTTTTCTGTTGTTGATTTTCATGCAGGGTGGCGTTGCCAATCCCAATACAAATCACATTCGTGTCTTACAGGACGGTGCCTTGGCACAAGCTGGTGTAAAAAATAACGACCAGATTTTAAAAGTTGGTCAAGCCGAAATTAAGAATTGGTCGGATTTGACCCAAGCTGTTCAGTCTGAGACGAAAAACAGTAAAGGGCAATCAGAACTAAATGTGACGGTTAAAAGCGGAAATAAAGTTCGAGAGCTGACAGTTAAGCCTAAAAAAGAGCGAGGAAGATATCTATTAGGAGTGATGCCGGGCTTGAAATCAGATTTTCCGTCTATGATCGCGGGTGGGTTTAGCATGGCTTGGAACGCTAGTTTCCGCATCTTTGACGCTTTAAAAAATTTAATTTTCCACCCAGACATCAATAAACTAGGCGGTCCTGTGGCGATTTACAAAGCCAGTAGTGACGCTGCTAAAGGCGGTCTTGAAAGTGTTATCGCTTTATTAGCTATGCTATCTCTAAATATTGGTATTTTTAATCTCATTCCTATCCCAGCGCTTGACGGTGGAAAGATTGTGCTCAATCTTCTTGAAGCCATTCGTCGCAAGCCATTGAAACAGGAAACAGAAACCTATGTCACTTTAGCAGGTGTCGCCATTATGGTGGTGTTGCTGATTGCGGTGACCTGGAATGATATTATGAGAACCTTCTTTTAA